Proteins from one Panthera leo isolate Ple1 chromosome D1, P.leo_Ple1_pat1.1, whole genome shotgun sequence genomic window:
- the SELENOH gene encoding selenoprotein H: protein MASRGRKRKAEAEVVAAAGKREKPAGDRKRVEEATVVIEHCTSURVYGRNAAALSQALRLDTPELPVEVNPARPRRGSFEVTLLRPDGSSVELWTGIKKGPPRKLKFPEPQEVVKELKKYLS from the exons ATGGCTTCCCGCGGCAGGAAGCGGAAGGCCGAAGCGGAGGTGGTCGCGGCGGCGGGGAAGCGGGAGAAGCCGGCGGGCGACCGGAAGAGAGTGGAGGAGGCGACCGTCGTGATCGAGCATTG CACGAGCTGACGCGTCTACGGGCGCAACGCCGCGGCCCTGAGCCAGGCGCTGCGCCTGGACACCCCGGAGCTTCCGGTGGAAGTGAATCCTGCCAGGCCTCGGAGGGGCAGCTTCGAGGTGACGCTGCTGCGCCCAGACGGCAGCA GTGTGGAGCTCTGGACTGGGATTAAGAAGGGGCCCCCACGCAAACTCAAGTTCCCTGAGCCTCAAGAGGTGGTGAAGGAGCTGAAGAAGTACCTCTCGTAG
- the BTBD18 gene encoding BTB/POZ domain-containing protein 18 gives MCSPASSKILYRNPRFLRLAFVQLHHQQQSGVFCDVLLQAEGEAVPAHCCILSACSPFFTERLQRERPAQGRKVVLELGGLKIRTLRKLVDFLYTSEMEVSREEAQDVLSAARQLRVSELESLQLEGGKLVKAPPGRRLNRECLQPPSPAPISARVLASTRRPRTPLPVTQTPCPLGLVRLKSLGKEEGPLEKSNQQNTENSSGNLLLKRKARACPTPQEKSSSPSSHSQGPKENKSDSALAPTAVSPPGTYPSVDERLLPRKIRLSRSKPSPDVCTSKPSSTVSGPSSVPTAPGRRLWRQKSINKGPEDKEKPGRASPLQSIPSPSGLGNTGGNKKRSPEVRAPNSDSAEEGQVGRVKLRKIVNGTCWEVVQEPPLKNSQESPQIPEPECSEEPAGTQPSSVNQQEMLSARVDLCQDSPVCSRLQDLLLSASHSPDHPVAKSEFGSSPEPVGKEPGLDMDCREHYAFDTALLGQPCEAEEYRITSAAATSELEEILDFMLCGSDIEPRTGSLESPGAEGCRTPNYHLADTGKNWIEGEEWCLPDMELWPRELTGLEKEPVGENKEPTEPFSPLVMPSENKEPDESLSPLVMPSEVSEEGVLSVGSPWTPDLEITSSQPLDGQREKLLHIDSLDVPQRSYEDLSPPCSNWMDARPEVSLSMDEVLYPAPEAGKEELGNSGLLDPLPASSEEEEIDVVDWTSEGRLVPTGIPSVWPDPSSESDTEVDILT, from the exons ATGTGCTCTCCTGCCAGTTCCAAAATCCTATATAGGAATCCCCGGTTTCTGCGGTTGGCTTTTGTGCAGCTTCATCACCAGCAACAGAGCGGTGTGTTCTGCGATGTCCTTCTACAGGCGGAAG GTGAGGCAGTTCCAGCCCATTGCTGCATCCTGTCAGCCTGCAGCCCCTTCTTCACAGAGCGCCTGCAGCGGGAGAGGCCAGCTCAGGGTCGGAAGGTGGTCCTGGAGTTGGGGGGCTTGAAGATCAGGACACTCAGGAAGCTGGTGGACTTCTTGTATACCTCAGAGATGGAAGTATCTCGAGAAGAAGCCCAGGATGTGCTTTCTGCTGCCCGTCAGCTCCGTGTCTCTGAGCTAGAATCCCTTCAGCTAGAGGGTGGGAAGTTGGTGAAGGCCCCCCCGGGCCGAAGACTGAACCGGGAGTGCTTACAACCTCCAAGTCCTGCACCAATCTCTGCCAGGGTGCTGGCATCCACCCGCCGCCCTCGGACTCCACTGCCTGTGACCCAGACTCCTTGTCCTCTTGGACTAGTGAGATTGAAGTCcttgggaaaggaggaggggccCCTGGAGAAAAGCAACCAACAGAACACAGAGAACTCGTCTGGCAATCTTCTGCTCAAGAGGAAGGCCAGAGCTTGCCCAACTCCACAAGAAAAAAGCTCTTCACCATCAAGCCACAGTCAGGGACCTAAAGAGAACAAGAGCGACTCTGCCCTTGCTCCTACAGCAGTTTCCCCGCCTGGTACGTACCCCTCTGTGGATGAGCGACTATTGCCCAGAAAGATCAGGCTGAGTCGCTCAAAACCATCTCCTGATGTCTGTACATCCAAGCCTTCCAGCACTGTGAGTGGACCCAGCTCAGTACCGACAGCCCCTGGCCGGCGTCTTTGGCGGCAGAAGAGTATAAATAAAGGACCAGAAGACAAGGAGAAGCCAGGGAGAGCTAGTCCTCTCCAAAGCATCCCAAGCCCATCTGGTCTTGGAAACACAGGTGGGAACAAGAAGCGGAGCCCTGAAGTCAGGGCACCAAACTCAGActctgcagaggaggggcaggttGGAAGGGTGAAACTTCGGAAGATTGTCAACGGGACGTGCTGGGAGGTGGTACAAGAGCCTCCCCTCAAAAACTCTCAAGAGAGCCCTCAGATCCCAGAACCTGAATGCTCCGAAGAGCCTGCAGGGACGCAGCCATCCTCCGTGAACCAGCAGGAAATGTTATCTGCCCGAGTAGATCTGTGTCAGGACTCCCCCGTGTGCTCCAGGCTACAAGATCTCCTGCTCTCTGCTAGCCACTCCCCAGACCACCCAGTGGCAAAGTCTGAGTTTGGGTCCAGTCCAGAGCCGGTAGGGAAGGAGCCCGGGTTGGATATGGACTGCAGAGAGCACTACGCGTTTGACACAGCCCTGCTGGGGCAGCCGTGCGAGGCTGAGGAGTACCGCATCACCAGTGCCGCTGCCACCAGTGAGCTGGAGGAGATCCTGGACTTCATGCTGTGTGGCTCAGACATTGAGCCCCGCACAGGGTCTCTGGAGAGTCCTGGAGCCGAGGGCTGCAGGACCCCTAATTATCACCTGGCAGATACAGGAAAGAACTGGATCGAAGGGGAGGAATGGTGTCTGCCAGACATGGAACTCTGGCCCAGGGAGCTCACAGGATTGGAAAAGGAACCTGTTGGGGAGAACAAAGAGCCAACAGAGCCCTTTAGCCCCCTTGTCATGCCCTCTGAGAACAAAGAGCCAGATGAGTCCCTCAGCCCCCTTGTCATGCCCTCTGAGGTGAGTGAAGAGGGGGTACTTTCAGTAGGAAGCCCTTGGACTCCGGATCTGGAAATTACCAGTTCCCAGCCActggatggtcagagagagaagctTCTCCACATTGACTCTCTCGACGTTCCCCAAAGGTCCTATGAGGATCTCTCACCTCCCTGTTCAAACTGGATGGACGCTAGGCCGGAAGTGTCCCTAAGTATGGATGAGGTATTATACCCTGCTCCAGAGGCAGGCAAGGAGGAACTTGGCAACTCCGGATTGTTGGACCCACTTCCTGCCAGCTCGGAAGAGGAAGAGATTGATGTTGTGGACTGGACGTCAGAGGGGAGGCTGGTGCCCACGGGTATTCCTTCTGTGTGGCCCGACCCTTCCTCGGAGTCAGACACAGAGGTAGACATACTAACGTAG